CTCTCGGCTCATTATTTTTGTGTTCCGGGGCTGCGGCgacacctccctccttcctcctcagcctCCTGCCTCTTGCCTGCCTCCCCCACGCCTCTGCAGGGAGGGCCTGCGGTCTGGGGgcttttgttttccagttttttctgtGCTCAGGCCAGGCCGGCGGGTAGACGCTGGTCAGAGCTGTTGGGTCTTGAACAGCAGACAAGCAAGGAAGGTGCCTCCCTTGTGGCTGGGACAGGCTTTCGGCTAATGGAACCCTGGGCTGGTTTCTCAGGGGGACAAACTGAACGTGGGTGGAGCCCAACCCCCACCACAGCCAAGCACACCTGTGGGCAGCTTCCTGTTTCCATAGGGGCCCCAGCACCTGGCATCAGTTCCTGTCTGCACCGTCCCCATCCCAGTTGGGCCCCACACTCATGCCTCAGAAGCCCTGATACAACCCAcagtgtgcacatgcatgtgcgtgcgcacacacgcacacacacatacacacacagactcacactgGTATACACATGGTAACAATGTGTTGACGCTCACGGACCAGAAGAACCCAGAAACATCCAGCCATCATGTAAACCACTGTactatacacacatgcacactcggGCATATGCTTACATCCGGGGATGTAGATAGCACACACTACAGTTGTACACACAAGGCGGCCACACAGAGACCTTCACCTACACTGGCATATAAGCCCTGTGTATACATCAGTGTTCAAACCCACCGGGTGCCATCTGAGTCTGTGCGCATACACCTGGGCACACACacggccccccaccccagacatgcacgcgcacacacacacactcatgcatgcaGCGTGTACGGTATCTGACGCACCTTCTGGGTGGACACACATGGATCTGCTGGTCTGTACTGCTGCTTGTAATACGCACTCCAGCCAGAGCTCACTCCCGGGGGCCCGGTGTTCCTTGAGCACGTTTATACCACCCAAGAGGCTTTTGTCCCTGACAGGCTGAAGTGAGCCTGAGGCCTCCCCCTTGATGTGCTCTGTGTGTCCAGCGAGCCCCTGGAGAGTGGGAAATGGTGGCTGAGAGATGGACTAACCTACCATCGTGGCCAGCCTCTTCATGTACACCCACCTGGGCCCAGTAACACCAAGATGGAGTGAGATGGGGGGTTCCAGGTACATCACGGTGGCCTTGCGGCTTCGGGCAGAGAGGCAGGCTCAGGGAGATGGCTTCTCAGGTTCTCTCTGGGTCCCTGCCCACCGCCAGCCCCCAATTAGGGTGTGTAAGCGTTGGGGGTATGAGATGTGGGCAGACTCCGGGTCCCCCAGGGTCTCTGGGCTAACCCTGGCCATCCACTCACTTCCTCCACCAGCTGTGGACTGCTGTGACCACCCTTGAGAGGGGGAGGTAGCTGGAGGTTTAGCAGTGACagggcccccacccccccaggaaACTCAAAACCCTGGGCCAGCCGCGGGTGGCGGGTTGGGGCAGGCACAAAGAGGTCCTCTGTGCGGCCTGGCTGGGCTGCCCACAGGAttctgggggaggaggcaggagccgGTTTCCGTCCCATTCTGCTTCCTGCGGAGGCCGCCGGAATGCCCGGAGCTCTGGCCCAGCCTGGCCCGTCCGGCCCACCCGCAGCCCCTTCCCCTGTCTTTTCCTGGGCCTTAGGGTACAGCTGCAGACTCCTGCGACAGTGCCTTCACGTGTTTTGCCCAGAGCCTGAgagccaccccaccccacctcccgaGAACTCCTAGGGTGGGCTGAACGGGACCTCATCATCCCGCCATAACCCCTCCTTCCATGTCCCTCCGAGCCCTTGGCCAGAGTTGGAGAGCCAGGCCTTGGAGTCACACAGACCCGGTTTCAAATTCTGGCGTTGCTGCTTATTGACCTTGTGACCTTACACAGGTGACTTGACTTCCCTGAGTCTCAGtggcctcatctgtaaatgggtgACAATACTAGTTAGAGAGTTAcagaaaaaattcaaagagaaaatgtgtgtaAGGTGCTCAGCATAGTACTGGTAGAGTGAGTGTGCATTATCGTGTCCTCTGGGGACATGATCGCATTGGGAAGAAGCTACGTGCTCGTCTCCCCAGTCAGCCTCACAGGGTCTCAACCCTAGGACCTGTTCAAAACCTTCTCTCCAgacttcagtttccctgtctgcagGTCACTTCTTGGGCAGATTCAGGTCCTCTGGGATTTGGAGGGTCGGAGGGGGTCACTATCTGGAGtcttttttcctgtgtctctctACTTTTTTCCTCACGGACCCCTCAGGCATCATGACTCTTACAGTTTGGGGTGAGCAGTAAGAACCATTCTCCTTTTTAcggatgggaaactgaggctcattgTGGGGCAAAGGCACGGTCAAATCAAcaggaagagacaggagagagccACAAACCTAGATGTTAGGATTCTGGTCCCCTAAGTAGTCCTGTTAACACCCTTGCTCCTCACACGCAAGCCCTAAAAGGACAGATCCCCCTCCTCTAATTCCTTGGCCCAGTTATCTCTGACCTAGCCTTCCGCCACGGTCCACCGGGAGGGAGGTCTTAAGTCAGTGTGTGGCTCTGACACCAGGTTGATGTCAGCGCAGATATCACTTTGGGAAATGTTGGTCTAGATGCAGAGGGTCCCCAATAGAGAGGGCATCCGTTTTCCCTGTGTCACAGCTGCTTATCAGATTGCTTGCTCTAAACGGGCCAATAATCATCTTCCTTCAGAAGGTGTGTAGGAAGATTCAGAGACAAGGCatatagtgtctggcacacaggaagTCCTCGTTCCTTAACATAGTAACTCTTATCCTCGGGGTTCCATGGTACAGATAGAGAAACAGACTCAGGGGCCGTATGCCAAGGTCACACCGAGGAAAGGGCTCTCCTGATGGTTTGATTCTTGCAGGGAGGGAACCTGGCCTGAAGGAGGTACCCGGGGAGGAAGCCTTTGTCTCTATCAGAAGTGTCCCAGATCACTCCCTAGAGCCCCAGGTCAGGGCATTACCTCCTGTCTGGGGCCTCAGTGTTCCTTTCCATGAAATGGGCtgaccccctcctccagctgttTTTTGGGAGCTCTGTAAGGGAGAATAGAGCCCCATGGACTCCTGAGGTTTTCTTCAGCATGTTTCATTCTGCAGGCAACGGGGTTGTGCTGCCTTAGGTGGAGGGGTCTAAGAGGGTCAGGGAAGTAGGACTCTAGCCCCCTGTTCTGTCTTAGGGAGGTTCTAGTGGTGCTGAGGGCATGCCCTGCCCCAGGCCATCTGCTGGGTGTCAGCAGTGGTCAGCGTGTGCTCGTATGTGTTCATCTGTAGCTGGATATGTGCCCTGTGCTCTCGGGCCAGGACTGCctttctcccagcctccaggaccagTGTCTCCATGTGCATTGCCTTGGGCCTGAGTggagcttttttttccttctggaaactcCCTAGGCTGAATCATTGAAATCAGAGACgacgccccccccgcccccccccacttgctcaGCCTTGGCTCAGTTCAGCCACCAGAGCCTGTGGTCTGTTCTCTTCACCACCACTGGCTTGCCCACCAtccgtctgtctgtccatctcaCCTCCTTTGGAGGCCAAGAAGACCAGCCACCAGCGTGGGTGGAAGGGTGTGAAGAGGGTGTAACAGGGATGTCAGGAGTGCACAGGGAAGTGTGGGGAAGGGTGTGAAGAACTGGAGTGTGCAAGTTGGCAGTGCTGGCCTGCCCAGACGATGGCGGAATGGTGCGCCCTGCTGGGCCAGTGGCTCGGGGTCCTGAAGGCCCTGCCGGAATGtaccctcctccaggaagccttccctcagCAGGAAGGACGACTGGAAGTTTGTTCTAGCCAGCCAATGAGCCAGAGAGGGATGGCGCCTTGCTCAGACTCGGCCCTTGGAGGTGGTGGCGGTGTGGCACAACTCTGTaaacttattaaaaatcattgaattgtacacttagaaatgggtaaattttataGTGTGTAAACCATGCCTCAGTAAAGccgtttaaaaaaaatcctaccctTGGCCTCCGTGTCCTGCCCAGTTGGGACCCCGCCAGCCTCACGACCATACCTCACAccctcttccccattttttttaagtaaactctaccctcaacgtggggctcaaactcaccaccccgagatcgaGTCGTACGCTCCCCCGGatgctctgccgactgagccggccaggcacccctgttcccCTTTTCTTAAGAACTGCTGTAGGCTCGCGTCCCTTCTGGTAACCTCTCCTCATCTTGAGCTCACAGGCTAGCAGTTCCTTCCTCCTGAAAGGCCCCCAGTGCTCCACTCGGTCGCTTTCCCGCGCTCGCTTCATATTGGTTCCTGTGACCATTGGCCCAGCCCCTGTGTGCTCCTCCAGGGCAGTACCGCAGGCCATGGGGCTGCTGTTGGCTAAACAGGAGGGGGGGGTGTGCAACTGAACGTCTAGAACATCTCACTGTGGGCCACCTGTGTGCCTGTCTGTGTGCAGACAGCACCATCTCTCCCCCCAGggccccttccccactgctgtCTGGCCTGAAGGGCTCAGGCTCTGTCTGGGGGTGAATCCTGGCTCCCCTGGGGCTCAGGGTGGAGTGAGGGCATTACTGTCACCTCTGGTGACCTCATTGTTGGCTGGCATTATGATGTCACTGGCCTAGCATTCCAGGTTCCTGCCTGGGCATCTCCAAGCCCCCCAGGTGAAGACACCCCTGGGGTCTGTGACAACTCGCCCCCCCCCGCCTCCACATAAAGGTGACAGGCACGGTAACAACCCTGGTGGGGGGCAGCCTTGGGACAGCTGGGTCACCTTGCCCTGGGCTACTTTGACAGTTGCATGGGTAGAGCAAAGGTGGTCACCCAGGAGGGTGACTGGCACTTGggctctgggttcaaattctaacCCTACCAGGCGCCAGTCATTTGACCTTGGCCTGACAGTTtgaacctctttgagcctcagtttcctcatctctgaaactGCTTAATAGTTTCTATTTCCCTGGCTTCCATGTAAAGCATAGGAGCACAGGGCCTGGGATACAGTCGATGCTTAATAAACGCTAACCGATAGGGTTGGTTAGTTAAGGGACCCTGAGCGTCACTGGGTGCTGGGAGCTGGTTGGAGAGGGGTGAGTCTGTGTCTTCTGGGGCTGGCTAGAACCTGGGAGTAGAGGCAGGGGGGATGGTCCCACTGTCAGGAGAGTGGCCCCAGCTTTGACTTCCTGTCTGCCCAGCTTAGCCAGTGAGCTAGAGCCCATAGGAGGTTGGGTCGCATGGCCAGGCCCTGAGGCCAAGAACCCATTGACCCTCAGGCTCCTCCCTATCAATCCCTGCTTCCCAGGCCGTGGGCCGGAGTGGGCtggggtccccccaccccctgcctccctctcagaGCCGTGGGTATGTCCAGCTGCTTTCTCTTGGTCCCCAGGTCCCTGAGTCTAGGATTCTCCTCAGCGCTGTTTCCATGTCCGTCAGACTCTGAAGTCTCCAAGCTGGGCTACAAGCCTTGGATCTCTCTGAGCCCAGTCCCTCCGTTTTCTGCTTCCCATGAGGCTCTGTTCTAACCTTGACCCTTTGCCCTGTCCTCTCCAAGTCCTCTTTCTCTGACCCGCCCCTCGAGTTCTCTGTCTCATGATCCTGTATCTGCACCACCTGTCTCTGTTCTTCTGCCCCCAtattcccctctgcccccagctctccAGGACTGgttcccccctcaccccctccctctgggCTCTGTCCCCGCCCGTCAGCCCCTGGTCCCAGCTCCCGGCCGGCCCGGCTCCTGCATGGACAAAGGGGTCCTTTGTGGGCTGACCGCGGCTGGCGGGGCGGCGGGGCGCTGGCTCCGCATTGCTGATGAAACGGAGCCCTTTGTTGTCCCTCCTCAGGCGCAGTATTTCTTTTTGGGGGCTGGATGCGTTCCTGGCAGGGGCGATGATGGATGCGCCCGCCGCCGCCCGCCTGCCCGCCAGCTTTCCCTCCCGCTCATTCCCGCTCCGCTTCAACgcagccccagctcctcccctgctGCCTGGGCACTGCCAGGCCCTTCCTGGCCTGGGAGGGGGTGGCTGTGTGCCTTGCAGTAGAGGGCTCGGGCCTGGGAGAAGGTCTTATGTCTTCGCCTACCACGAGTAGGGCAAACAAGCCCTGTGGTCAGTGGTCCACTGGGACCAGGGCATCAGCTTTTCCCAGGGTCTAAAGGAGAAGATGAGCCAGGTATAGGGGCAGATTTGGAACAAGCTTAGAGACCAGGCCTTGGGGACTAACTAGATGCTGGAATCTGCCCACCCTGAGGTTTGAGGACAGAGTTACCCGGGTGCCAGTCTCCCTTGTGTCCTCCCCACCTTCAGTTTCTGTAGCTGACAAACCAGCGTTCTGCCTGCAGCACCTGTTTGATGACATATCACGTCCTCTGCTCCATAGCTCAGCAggtcccaggacctgggggtcTGGGAGAGGGAAGTCCCTGAGGaaggacaaaacaaaatgaactgaTCAGAGAGATTCAAAGAAGGGGCCAGAGATGAACAGAACATGAGGTTTTGTTCCTACCACGAGGCTCAGGATGGAGACAAAAGCAGAGAGACTCAGCCAGAGCACCAGCCCTGAACACAGGCCCGTGTTAGAGGGAGCTGACTTCTAATTGACCTGCCCGCCCTGCACACAGAGCCAGATcctggagctgggaggagggagggagggaggagagcaagagCAGCGTTAATGCAGCTATCGATTTCTGCCACCAGCCAGCAGGCCGCAGAGGCGGGGACACACAGGGGGGCTAGGGCGCaggctgctcccctccccacctctcccccacctctccaacCCAAGGGCTCCTGTCttctcctgtcctctcccctcACCGTGTCTGGGCCTGCTGGCACCGTGTGCTCCAGGGCAGGGTAGTTGAACTCACATGGGGTGATGGTCGCTGGCCGTAGTCTCCCGACACCTAGCCGGGGTCACTGCTGCCTAGAGGGGTGTTGATTTCTGGGAGGGCCTGAAGAGCCACCCTGGCCTTAGGCCTCAGCAGGTGGGACAAAGCACGGCTATTGTACACGATCCTCTTCCTCTTAGCACAACTCTGACCTCTGTGGTACCCCTGGCCCATCCTGGACACCCTGCCGGGCCCTCCTGGGTTTGTCCTGGTAGAATCTGCCAGCTTGCCCGGCTCTTCCTCACCACCCGTCTATCTGCCTTCACTCGGAAGGAGTGTACATGGTTCGTTGCCctctggggagaggcagggagcgtCTGGCTGTCTGCTGATGCCTGCCATTTTTGCCTCACTCAGGAGACAGAGCTTTTCTCTCCTATACTCGCTCCTCCTTGTGGCCACTCTTCAGCAGTCCCGGAGCAGGGGGCCCTGCTggcttggggcctcagtttccccatatggAAGTGCAGGAAGTTGGACTAGATGACCTCCCAGGACCAGGCCCGGCAGAGTCCTGTGACTGGGGGATGGTGGGGTTGCCTGGGGACAAAGATGTATGTGTGCCGCCCCCAAGCCTAGGGCGGGACAGGCCTGGCCAGATGTGCGCCTCCCCCTTGAGCCGCCAGCTGCTCAGGCtgggccctcccctcccaccccgctCCCAGAGGTTGCTGGGCCCttgcaggcaggcaggcaggcaggcagggcagggacacTTCAGAGCCAGGCCTGATGAGGAAACTGGCACTCCACGCCTTCTGGACAGTTCCTTCCAGAGCTCCTGGCCAAGGAGCCTGGCTGCTCATAAGCCTTAATCCTGGGGCTTGAGCAGAGCAGGCTGTGTCCTAGGAAGGGGCACCTCAGAAATGTGGATGTGGCCAAAGAACAAGCTCTGTTCCCTGGAGGGTCACACCCACTCTCAGTCCCAGTCCCAGCCTGCACCAGCCAGAGGCCCCTCCTGCCCACAGCCTACCCCAGCTCTGGGCTCTCACTGGTACCTCCTCCCAGACCCATCTGGGAGCCAGGCCGGAGCACAGCAGGGAGGCCTGAGTAGCGACAAGAGTGGGGTCTGAGGTAATGACGACTGTGGTTTGAGAGCGAGGAGGAAGCATGTGTCAATATGTGCACAGCGTGTCCCCCCACACTCTTACAGGAGAAGGCTTATCCTCTGACACAGTGCTGACTGCCCTCTAGCAGGAGGATACATGCTCCTTGAAATAAGGATCCTGTGCTCTATTTGGCAACCTCTTAAAGTCAGTTTCCTTTCCCTGCAGGACTTGTCAGAGCCTTGAGGTAATCCGTATGTATTAGGAATTGCCAAATGAGAGCCTGGGAGCAGCTTTCCAAACTACtactacttctttcttttttatttttttttaaagatttatttatgtatttaaaaaagagagccCACATAGGAGCACAagcaagcaggggtaggggcagagggagagaagctcaagcagactccctgctgagcatggattcccatgatcctgacctgagctgaaatcaagagtcggacgcccccactgaaccacccaggcaccccaacttccCAGACTTCTGGTCTGTACCTTCAGGCTTTGCAGAGGCTGTTCCAAATCCTTTTGTAGATGGGTCAGGGAAGGAAGATTAGGAAGCAGATGGTGACTCTCTAACCCTCCAAGGTTAATAAATATCCCCAGTTCTTTCCTACCCCCCAGCCCAGGAAGAACTGGCCGGAGATCTGGGCTGTGCAGACCCGAGCTGAGCCTCCACCGTGACACTGGTTAACTGTATATCCGTGGTCAATTCTTCTAAACCTCGTGCTCCTCGTCTATAAAATAGAGTATTATTAGTCACTACTTCAAAGGGTGCTTGTGAGTCTTAACTGAAATAGTACAAAtaggggcatctgtgtggcttagtcagttaaccgttcaacccttgattttggctcaggtcatgatctcagggttgtgggatcgagtcctgcatcgggctccgtgctcagcgcagagcctgcttgtccctctccctctgctcctctccctgctcgtgctcactctctgtctttctgtctcctctctttctctaaaataaataaaatctttaaaaaaaatagtacacatAAAAAATACCTCACCACGTGGGGCCCAGCACTTAATAAATGCCCACCAGGGCTTGCCGTTGTTACAGTGGTGATACCACTGCTGGTCGTGGTGGGATgtgagggaaggagaggtggaGATGTTGACCGCCGCCCTGACCCTGTCCCCTCTTGTCCCCACAGAGTGAAGACCCTTCCACGTGGACACCTGACCATGTGCCTGCCCTGAGCAGCAGGGCCCACCAGGCATCTCTGTCGTGGGCAGCCCGGCCGGTGCTCGTCTGTGGACCCCCCGCAGTtggcagccccccgcccccagcagtgGGCTCCGGGCCGTGGCCCCACCATGTCGAGCCTTGGCAGTAGCCCCCAGGACAGCGGTGGCAGTAGCAGCAGCAACGGCAGCGGCGGTGGCCCCAAGGCAGGAGTGGCCGACAAGAGCACGGCGGTGGTCACTGCCGTGCCAGCCTCGGTGGCGGATGACGCGCCGCCCCCCGAGCGTCGGAACAAGAGCGGCATCATCAGCGAACCCCTCAACAAGAGCCTGCGCCGCTCCCGCCCTCTCTCCCACTACTCTTCTTTCGGGGGCAGCGgtggcagcggcggcggcagcatGATGGGCAGCGAGGCTGCTGAGAAGGCTGCGGCCGCCGCAGCCGCTGCCTCCCTGTTGGCCAACGGGCACGACCTGGCGGCGGCCATGGCCGTGGACAAAAGCAACCCTACCTCAAAGCACAAAAGTGGTGCTGTGGCCAGCCTGCTGAGCAAGGCAGAACGGGCCACGGAGCTGGCAGCCGAGGGACAGCTGACGCTGCAGCAGTTCGCGCAGTCCACGGAGATGCTGAAGCGCGTGGTGCAGGAGCACCTCCCGCTCATGAGCGAGGCGGGCACCGGCCTGCCTGACATGGAGGCCGTGGCGGGCGCCGAGGCCCTCAACGGCCAGTCCGACTTCCCCTACCTGGGCGCCTTCCCCATCAACCCGGGCCTCTTCATCATGACCCCGGCGGGCGTGTTCCTGGCCGAGAGCGCGCTGCACATGGCCGGCCTGGCCGAGTACCCCATGCAGGGAGAGCTGGCCTCGGCCATCAGCTCGGGCAAGAAGAAGCGGAAACGCTGCGGCATGTGCGCGCCCTGCCGGCGGCGCATCAACTGCGAGCAGTGCAGCAGTTGTAGGAACCGAAAGACTGGCCATCAGATTTGCAAATTCAGAAAATGTGAGGAACTCAAAAAGAAGCCTTCCGCTGCTCTGGAGGTAACGACGCCTTAGAGGGAGGTGTGTGGGCTCTTGTGTCTGTCTGGCAGTccaaacccacccccacccccccagccctgcttctcctACTTGGGCGAGTGTCTGGGGGCTGCTCAGCCtatccctgggccctggggatgGAGCAGGCTCCCAGACACTACTAGTTCACTGCCCAGAAAGTCAGAGCCACATCCTGAGATCTCATTAGGTTGTAGTTTGCGAGGCGAGCATCAAGTTCCAGGCGGGGGCCTAGTATTTCCAGCCAGGCCCGGGGATTCTGGACCCCTTCCTGGAGTTTTGGGCCAGCTGTGGAGGTTTCCATATAGGTCCCAAGTTTCTGACTTTCAGACGTATCCTAAAGCTTCCAGTCCATGCCCTAAGATTCTGGGGCTCTCCCTTGTCCCACTTGAGGGGTTCTGTCCTGTGGACCATGTGGCTTTAAGGGGTAAGCCCTTCACTCATCCCTTCAGAGCCCGGCCTTTCCCCTAAGGCCGCCCCAGTGCTCACTGCCCTGCCCTGAGGCCCGGAAGAACCCTGCATCTAGACATCTCATTGACAGATATGGGGTTTCTTGGGACCCCAAGGGCAGTCTGGCTGCATAGGTAAACAGCCAGGGGTCCTGTGGGCCTAGGGTGAAGGGGTGGCTCTGATCTTGGGGTGTAGGCCAGGCCTGTCCACTTTGGGATGATTGGCTTTCTGGGGAAATCACCACATAGCCACATGGTCTAGGCCAAGGCAGCCTGAACAGGAAGGGGCTTGGAGCAGGCAGAAGGGTTCCCATGCTGCTTTCTCTCCACCCTCATGGCAGAGCTTGTCCCTGTGCCCCCAGCCGTGGCAGCCTAGCTGTGGTGCCAGGCCTGGGTACAAAAGCATCTTTTCAGCCTGCTGTCCaggccccggccccgcccctctaTGAGTGGGCTGGACGCAAATGTTCAGAATGGTTGGAAAACAATAATGACATCCCAGCCGTggctactccccacccccaagccccaaACCTCACATATCTGCTCTCCTGCCCAGAGAACACACCTGTATGCACACAAAGGCACCTACTCTCATCTCacggagacacacacacacacacacacacacacacccctccctgcccaaTCCACATAGATGTAGCCTCTTAACACAGCCAGtacccttcctccccaccccggccccacACACACTACACACCGTAGCGTAGCTCGAGGCGCACGTCCATGCAGGCATCCAGTGCGCACGCTCCCCGCTCATTCAACAGAAACATGCACACGGCCCCCAGACGCGCCACAGCCACGTGCCGCTCGTGACCTTTGGACCAGGGGAACGGGTCTTTCTGTTTGGAAGGAGGGTTCCTGGACACAGTGGCTCAGGGGGCCTCAGGGTGCTCCGGGCCCTCCAGCGGCCCCGCGGGTCAAGGCTTCTTCTCTGGCCCGGTCAGGATGGCAGGAACTCCGCGGGGTGGCTGCCTTTACTCCAGGCCCGTCCCTCCGCCACGAGGCCATCCACGGGGGAGCGTCTTTGCACCAGGCCCCGCCGGACCCTGACTGAACTCTctccttgtttttgtctcccgCCCCCGCCAGAAGGTGATGCTTCCGACGGGAGCCGCCTTCCGGTGGTTTCAGTGACGGCGGCGGGAACCCAAAGCTGCCCTCTCCGTGCAATGTCACTGCTCGTGTGGTCTCCGGCAAGGGATTCGGGCGAAGACAAACGGATGCACCCGTCTTTAGAACCAAAAATATTCTCTCACAGATTTCATtcctgtttttatatatatattttttgttgtcgTTTTAACATCTCCACGTCCctagtataaaaagaaaaagaaaaaaaaaatttaactgctTTTTcggaagaacaacaacaaaaaaagaggtaGAGACGAATCTATAAAGTACCGAGACTTCCTGGGCAAAGAATGGACAATCAGTTTCCTTCCTGTGTCGATGTCGATGTTGTCTGTGCGGGAGATGCAGTTTTTGTGTAGAGAATGTAAATTTTCTGTAACCTTTTGAAATCTAGTTACTAATAAGCACTACTGTAATTTAGCACAGTTTAACTCCACCCTCATTTAAACTTCCTTTGATTCTTTCCGACCATGAAATAGTGCATAGTTTGCCTGGAGAATCCACTCACGTTTATAAAGAGAATGTTGATGGTGCCGCGTCGAAGCCCCTCTGTGTCCATCCGCGCGTGCAGAGCTGCGGCCAGGAGctcacagagggggagggagcagcccaCCCACCCCTGGGCCCAGGCCGGCCCATGCTGCATTCGCGGTCCCCAGAATGGGATCCCCCACCCCGACGATGATGATTTTGCGAAAATGAAAGTTGTGTTCCTTTATCCATGGAGATCTGGGGAGCCCGTGTCTCGATATTTCCGATCCTGGCTACTTCCCTTAGAGAAAATAAGTCCTTTTTTTCTGGCCTTGCTGATGGCCACAGAAGAAAGGGCTTCTTTGCGTGGCCCCCTGCCGGTGGGTGTGGGTGCCCGGGGGCCCCCTGCGGCCTGGGCCCCCTTGCCCACGGCCAGCTTCCTGCTGATGAACATGCTGTTTGTATTGTTTTAGGAAACCAGGCTGTTTTGTGAATAAAACGAATGCATGTTTGTGTCACGAAGCACCGCTGGCTTCTTGCTCTCCGGTTTGGGGGGCTGGCTTAGGGGCTGTTGCTGGGCAAGGGTGATGTGGAGCCAccttgggaaggaagaaggatggcCCCGAGGCCATTGAGAGTGGGGCTCTCTTGAGTCAGGCCCGGCAGATCCTAAAGGGGGTCAAGCAGAAGCAGCCAGCCTGGCTGGCGTGGTGGAAGTGCTGTTAATCTGGAAATGGCTGGTTCTGGAACATTCTTACCTGCCTGATTGTACCCCCTACCTCAGAACCTGGGCCTCCAGGGACCTTCACTCACCTGGGGCCACCTTCTGTATATACCTAAGTCATCAGGGCCTGGCCAGTGCAGAGCAGCCAGCAGGACCGGAGATGGGGCCCAAGCTGCCTGTTCGGTTTCTTTCTTTGTTGCAGGGATCTATTGCTCCCCAGACCACTGAGGTGATCCCCAGGGAGCAGTTTTAACCCAGATTTGTGGGGACCTGGCTGGGCCCAGAATGCACACAGAAACACCCCTACGCGCCCCCATACCCCTCTTTGGGCCCGAGGGCAGCTGGACTGAAGCTGGGGGGTATTCTTGGCTTTGGTTCTTGAGCGacttttccccacccccagaaagTTTGTTGGCGCAAGGTTGTCTGCGACCTCAGTGCCCAGATGTCTGGGGAAATCACCACATAGCCACATGGTCTAGGCCAAGGCAGCCTGAACAGGAAGGGGTGACAGCTGCatggcccccacccctgcacatcACAGAGGCCGGCCTGCAGGATGAGACCTATCATCCACTTGACGGGCAGACATTCTTCCCACCCAGCTGCTTGGAGCCTGGCTGAGATGGAGGCTAGACTGGAAGAAGGACTTC
The Ailuropoda melanoleuca isolate Jingjing chromosome 3, ASM200744v2, whole genome shotgun sequence DNA segment above includes these coding regions:
- the CXXC5 gene encoding CXXC-type zinc finger protein 5, which produces MSSLGSSPQDSGGSSSSNGSGGGPKAGVADKSTAVVTAVPASVADDAPPPERRNKSGIISEPLNKSLRRSRPLSHYSSFGGSGGSGGGSMMGSEAAEKAAAAAAAASLLANGHDLAAAMAVDKSNPTSKHKSGAVASLLSKAERATELAAEGQLTLQQFAQSTEMLKRVVQEHLPLMSEAGTGLPDMEAVAGAEALNGQSDFPYLGAFPINPGLFIMTPAGVFLAESALHMAGLAEYPMQGELASAISSGKKKRKRCGMCAPCRRRINCEQCSSCRNRKTGHQICKFRKCEELKKKPSAALEKVMLPTGAAFRWFQ